The following coding sequences are from one Chaetodon trifascialis isolate fChaTrf1 chromosome 24, fChaTrf1.hap1, whole genome shotgun sequence window:
- the arl6ip6 gene encoding ADP-ribosylation factor-like protein 6-interacting protein 6, giving the protein MPRSATDMDASRESFGRSHSSEDTTLERTESHSVSPVVSSMSGEGQGGSTTRPFTTRKGPKLWSVVVLSALVSAAAVAAVGCFCALIYPILRELRAARVREQDGAELRMLGFWSILVLSVFAGCICCVFSWTLTYLDSHQPGMGLPTLAHFRDASGHGFHMGYGVAVLNGVMAMLTIIWSLT; this is encoded by the exons ATGCCGAGGAGTGCGACTGACATGGACGCTTCAAGAGAAAGTTTCGGTCGCTCACACTCGTCGGAGGATACAACGTTAGAACGGACAGAATCTCATTCTGTGAGTCCCGTGGTGAGCAGCATGTCTGGGGAGGGACAAGGTGGGAGTACGACGCGGCCGTTCACCACCCGGAAAGGCCCCAAACTGTGGTCTGTCGTCGTGTTATCAGCGCTGGTCTCTGCCGCTGCTGTGGCCGCTGTTGGCTGTTTCTGCGCTCTCATCTACCCGATACTCAGAG AGCTGCGGGCAGCgagagtgagagagcaggaTGGGGCTGAATTGAGGATGCTGG GTTTCTGGAGTATCCTGGTGTTGTCAGTATTCGCAGGATGTATCTGCTGTGTCTTCTCATGGACTCTCACCTACCTTGACTCGCACCAGCCTGGCATGGGGTTACCAACCCTGGCCCACTTCAG AGATGCATCTGGCCACGGTTTCCACATGGGCTATGGTGTTGCTGTCCTTAATGGCGTCATGGCCATGCTCACCATCATCTGGAGCCTCACCTGA